The Lacipirellula parvula genome window below encodes:
- a CDS encoding enoyl-ACP reductase FabI — translation MGMFSGKKGLITGVFNEKSIAWAIAELIMREGGVCGFTYMPDKADDARQKNLGRITKLVEGQENAKFFTPMDATNDEHIADAMTRCEAEIGKIDFLLHSIAFAPPEDLKGDTLDTSREGFKIAMEISAYSLIALTKGAKGVLKDGASVLTLTYYGGEKCVPGYNIMGVCKAALDSIVKYLAFDLGPRGIRVNALSAGPLQTISGRGAGVDQMLSLYEAMAPLGRNITHEEAGKCGAFLLSDMSAGVTAEILHLDGGYNAMGSPGRMVDQIKAAQAK, via the coding sequence ATGGGCATGTTCAGCGGCAAAAAGGGTCTCATCACCGGCGTCTTCAACGAGAAGTCGATCGCCTGGGCCATCGCCGAGCTGATCATGCGTGAGGGGGGCGTCTGCGGCTTCACCTACATGCCCGATAAGGCCGACGACGCCCGCCAGAAGAACCTCGGCCGCATCACGAAGCTGGTCGAAGGCCAGGAGAACGCCAAGTTCTTCACCCCGATGGACGCCACCAACGACGAGCACATCGCCGACGCGATGACCCGTTGCGAGGCGGAGATTGGCAAGATCGACTTCCTGCTCCACTCGATCGCCTTCGCCCCGCCGGAAGATCTCAAGGGCGATACGCTCGACACGAGCCGCGAAGGCTTCAAGATCGCGATGGAAATTAGCGCCTACAGCCTGATCGCGCTCACCAAGGGAGCGAAGGGCGTGCTGAAAGATGGCGCCAGCGTCCTCACGCTCACCTATTACGGCGGCGAGAAGTGCGTCCCTGGCTACAACATCATGGGCGTCTGCAAGGCGGCCCTTGATTCGATCGTGAAGTACCTGGCGTTCGACCTCGGCCCGCGCGGCATCCGCGTCAACGCCCTCAGCGCCGGTCCGCTGCAAACGATCTCGGGTCGCGGCGCCGGCGTCGATCAGATGCTGTCGCTTTACGAAGCGATGGCGCCCCTTGGCCGCAACATCACCCACGAAGAAGCGGGCAAGTGCGGCGCGTTCCTGCTGTCGGATATGTCCGCCGGCGTCACCGCCGAGATCCTGCACCTCGACGGCGGGTACAACGCGATGGGCTCGCCGGGGCGGATGGTCGACCAAATCAAAGCCGCGCAAGCGAAGTAA
- a CDS encoding sigma-54-dependent Fis family transcriptional regulator — protein sequence MAQSADQIPLLRLLLASSGRHDTLKGLLDEVLPEARELLPAASLVVVHSNPPKWEVQSASGMGERQVPAELVADAIDRDGVAASADWLAAPLGEGYAIAARGLSDQAAFRQFAEGLAAADRSVLGRQRREHRIRRLETILEITHAWRQTNSMEALLKAMAEAATELLQGDRASIFLWDRPKHELVGRPALGVKGNELRIPDDSGIVGQVIHSGEPRRVGGGLGDEQIDRDVDRSTGYTTHSILCVPLLAPNGRCLGAFEVLNKRQGHFTDDDERGLIELAAHAAVALQNTQEFEELLTKHQQLVAEAAQGLQLIGESPAVEAVRSTIRRIADTDLAILILGDNGTGKEVVARSIHYLSRRREQPFIAVNCAAIAETLLESELFGHEKGAFTDARESRPGKFELASGGTLFLDEIGDMSLGGQAKLLRVLEDKTVVRVGGSTPIHTEVRILAATNQDLSAMVRAKRFREDLFFRLNVVSLELPPLRERGEDVLRLADHFLQTFCRSMGRKTPKFSAAARKRLLAHNWPGNVRELRNLAERLAYLTTGDVVEVDDLVLIESSGSDADRLAEFEGSLADATRDFQQHYIRKTIDGSRGNMSSAAKRLGLHRSNLYRKMRQLGMATDGAEDEGDE from the coding sequence GTGGCTCAAAGCGCCGATCAGATTCCGCTGCTCCGCCTGCTGCTAGCTAGCTCGGGGCGGCACGACACCCTCAAGGGCCTGCTCGACGAGGTGCTGCCCGAAGCGCGGGAACTGCTGCCGGCCGCTTCGCTGGTGGTGGTTCACTCGAACCCGCCCAAGTGGGAAGTGCAATCCGCCAGCGGTATGGGCGAGCGGCAGGTTCCGGCGGAGCTCGTCGCCGATGCGATCGACCGCGACGGCGTCGCTGCCAGCGCTGATTGGCTGGCTGCTCCGCTCGGCGAAGGGTACGCCATTGCCGCGCGCGGGCTGAGCGATCAAGCGGCGTTCCGGCAGTTTGCCGAAGGGCTCGCCGCAGCCGATCGTTCGGTGCTCGGCCGGCAGCGGCGTGAGCATCGCATTCGCCGGCTGGAGACGATTCTCGAAATCACCCACGCCTGGCGGCAGACGAACTCAATGGAGGCGCTGCTCAAGGCGATGGCCGAAGCCGCGACCGAACTGCTGCAAGGCGACCGCGCGAGCATCTTTCTGTGGGATCGGCCGAAGCATGAGCTCGTGGGTCGGCCCGCGCTCGGCGTCAAAGGAAACGAGCTGCGCATCCCGGACGACTCGGGCATCGTCGGCCAGGTGATCCACAGCGGCGAGCCGCGTCGCGTCGGCGGCGGGCTCGGCGACGAGCAGATCGATCGCGACGTCGACCGCTCGACCGGCTACACGACGCACTCGATTCTCTGCGTGCCGCTCCTCGCGCCGAATGGCCGCTGCCTGGGCGCGTTCGAGGTCCTCAACAAGCGGCAAGGGCATTTCACCGACGACGACGAGCGCGGTCTGATCGAGCTGGCTGCGCACGCCGCGGTGGCGCTGCAGAACACGCAAGAATTTGAAGAACTGCTGACGAAGCATCAGCAACTCGTCGCGGAAGCGGCGCAGGGACTTCAGCTGATTGGCGAGAGCCCGGCAGTCGAGGCGGTTCGTTCAACGATCCGCCGCATTGCCGACACCGATCTCGCGATTCTCATTCTCGGCGACAACGGTACTGGCAAAGAAGTCGTTGCCCGCTCGATTCACTACCTCAGCCGCCGGCGCGAACAACCGTTCATCGCGGTGAATTGCGCGGCGATTGCCGAGACGCTGCTGGAAAGCGAACTGTTCGGCCACGAAAAGGGGGCGTTCACCGACGCCCGCGAATCGCGGCCGGGCAAGTTCGAGCTCGCCTCGGGCGGCACGCTGTTTCTCGACGAGATCGGCGACATGAGCCTTGGCGGGCAGGCGAAGCTGCTACGCGTGCTCGAAGACAAAACGGTGGTCCGCGTCGGCGGGTCGACGCCGATTCATACCGAGGTTCGCATCCTCGCAGCGACGAACCAAGACCTCAGCGCGATGGTCCGTGCCAAACGGTTCCGCGAGGATTTGTTCTTCCGGCTGAATGTGGTGAGCCTCGAACTGCCGCCGCTCCGCGAACGCGGCGAAGATGTGCTGCGGCTGGCCGATCACTTCCTGCAGACATTTTGCCGGTCGATGGGGCGCAAGACGCCGAAGTTCTCGGCCGCCGCGCGGAAGCGATTACTCGCGCACAACTGGCCCGGCAACGTCCGCGAGCTACGTAACCTGGCCGAGCGGCTCGCCTACCTTACCACTGGCGACGTCGTCGAGGTCGATGACTTGGTGCTCATCGAATCTAGCGGCAGCGACGCCGATCGGCTCGCCGAGTTTGAGGGTTCGCTCGCCGACGCGACGCGCGACTTCCAGCAGCACTACATTCGCAAGACGATCGACGGCTCGCGCGGCAACATGAGCAGCGCGGCGAAGCGGTTGGGGCTCCACCGGTCCAATCTCTACCGCAAGATGCGGCAGTTGGGGATGGCGACCGATGGGGCGGAGGATGAGGGGGACGAGTAG